The Saccopteryx leptura isolate mSacLep1 chromosome 2, mSacLep1_pri_phased_curated, whole genome shotgun sequence genome has a window encoding:
- the ODR4 gene encoding protein odr-4 homolog, translated as MGRTYIVEETVGQYLSNLDLQGKSFVSGLLIGQCSSQKDYVILASRTPPKEEKNENLKHPQDKLDNLDEEWASEHANQVSRMLPGGLLVLGVFIITTLEVGNDFQNTLRRLVFAVEKAMNKKRLWNFTEEEVSDRVTLHICSSTKKILCRTYDIHDPKSSAKPADWKYQSGLSTSWPSLECTVHVNIHIPLSATSVSYPLEKNTKNGLTRWAKQIENGVYLINGQVKAEDCDLLEGQKKSRGNAQAISHSFDVRMLTPLLLNSDHRSTATVQICSGSVNLKGTVKCRAYLHSSKPKVKDAVQAVKRDILNTVADRCEILFEDLLLNDIPEKKDSKKEFHILPHRVFVPVPGSSVMLCDYKFGDESPEEIRDHFIEMLDHRIQIEDLEIAEEINTACMSSSMNNEASLDNTDDEQPKEPIKTTVILKIRHNIGVIAAFGIAVLAAGISFHYFSD; from the exons ATGGGAAGAACCTACATTGTAGAAGAGACTGTTGGCCAGTATCTTTCAAACCTCGATCTCCAAGGAAAGTCTTTTGTCTCTGGACTTTTAATAGGACAG tgTTCTTCACAAAAGGATTATGTGATTCTTGCCTCTAGAACACCacccaaagaggaaaaaaatgagaacctCAAACATCCCCAAGATAAGTTGGATAATTTGGATGAAGAATGGGCCTCAGAACATGCTAACCAG gtaTCGAGAATGCTACCTGGAGGACTTTTAGTTCTTGGAGTATTTATTATTACAACTCTAGAAGTAGGGAATGATTTTCAAAACACCCTGCGCAGG cTAGTATTTGCTGTGGAAAAAGCTATGAATAAAAAGAGACTGTGgaatttcacagaggaggaagtcTCAGATCGAGTAACACTTCATATTTGCTCTTCTACAAAAAA AATACTTTGTCGAACTTATGATATCCACGATCCAAAG AGTTCAGCAAAACCAGCGGATTGGAAGTATCAAAGTGGACTATCAACTTCATGGCCTTCTCTCGAGTGTACAGTTCATGTTAATATTCACATCCCACTGTCTGCGACTTCTGTCAGCTATCCTCTGGAGAAAAATACAAAG AATGGACTTACACGCTGGGCCAAGCAAATAGAAAATGGTGTTTATTTGATTAATGGACAAGTTAAAGCTGAAGATTGTGACCTACTAGAAGGACAG aaaaaatctAGAGGAAATGCTCAAGCAATTAGTCATTCTTTTGATGTTAGAATGCTAACACCGTTG CTCCTGAATTCAGACCACAGGTCCACAGCCACCGTCCAGATCTGCAGCGGCTCCGTGAACCTGAAGGGCACTGTGAAATGCAGAGCATATCTTCACAGCAGTAAACCCAAGGTCAAAGACGCTGTGCAG GCAGTGAAGAGAGATATATTGAATACAGTGGCTGATCGTTGTGAAATACTATTTGAGGATCTGCTCTTGAATGacattccagaaaaaaa AGATTCCAAAAAAGAGTTTCACATCCTTCCTCACCGGGTGTTTGTCCCTGTTCCGGGATCCTCAGTAATGTTATGTGATTATAAATTTGGTGATGAGTCACCTGAAGAAATCAGAGACCATTTTATAGAGATGTTAGATCATAGAATTCAAATAGAAGATTTGGAAATTGCAGAGGAAATAAACACAG CATGTATGAGTTCCTCTATGAATAATGAAGCTTCATTGGACAACACAGATGATGAACAACCAAAAGAACCaattaaaactacagtaatcttgaaaattcgacataacatag GTGTGATTGCAGCGTTTGGCATTGCAGTTCTTGCTGCGGGCATCTCCTTCCATTACTTCAGTGATTAG